TTAATTCGTTACAGCATATTTATGGGTCGCATTAATTTCACATACTTATAATTATGCTTTCGTATCCCATAAATACTAATTTCTTGTTCATTCAAAAGACAAACTATTGTTTCTAGATTTTTGTTAGGGAAGAATATTTCACTGTTTATAGTCGTATTCATTGGATGTATCCGGAAAGGTTACCGCTCATTAAGCTGCTCAGTGAGCGAATTTCAGAACCAGTGGcaccatcggtgggaaaacgtccaagtttgtagcgGAAATAGTTTCCACCGTTTCtactagatggcgccaccgatttctttaataattttttttcttttatttttcaaaaatacataattaacaCGTTTCTTGGCTTTATGCCTCTGTAATACATTAGTTTAGATATCAAATGTATTCTTTGTatgaattgttatttcattcagcaataattatcgaccATTTTGTTAGTGGCACCATCTAGCGACAACAAGGGGAACTATTTTCTCTACAAACTTAGgagttttcccaccgatggcgccactagtatcCCGCTCACTGAGCGACATTCTGTTTAGAAGCTCTCCCAGAGAACTGAGAAGTCAAcacagaataatattattgtaaaaaatatgtaaaactgtaacaatattatatcatataCGGCAGTGATGTAAATGTTCTGTATGAATATCTTGcacgattttcttttaattaagtacctattagtattatttaattataattaatctaGCAAAAATATGATGATATTATAGCTATTTGTATAATAGATATTctacaatattatacaatagaTAATATCCATTCTCTCTTATCATGTTCAACAagttgttttgtttttaaacaatggAACAGATCAGATATAGGGTAGAAGCTTATATTGTGCCTGTGAGCAACAATTACCATACCACTTCTGTCACAAGTGAAACAGAGGATGCAAAAACAaacttgaatataattaataattcatctattaatattaatgaaactgAATCGAAGTGTAccgaaaattataaaaatgatttgctTTCCATGGAAGAAGAGAGCAtgcaaaatgtgaaaaattgtCTACCACTTGAgaagtttgttacaacaaacTATATAGATGtgaataaaactaataaaagcAATTCTGATACATTTTGTTCTCTTAAGAGTTTCAAGTACAAGAAATTATACGATGTACAGGATGCATGTTTTCCTTCATCTGTGATCAACAATGTTCACGCCAATCAATTAACAAAGTTGACACCAATTGATGAGAAAACCGAAGAGTTTGAAGAAAAAGTTACGGATCTCTGTTACCATGGCTGTAAGAATGGATGTTCGGCATCTGTGCCAACACCACAAGAAGTTAGCGAAGAAGTATTTAAAGGAAACTGGTTAGAAAAGTTGAAAGATATAAACGAAAGGGAAGCTTCATTGAGAAATAAGGAAGTGATGTTACAAAATCGAGAGAGAGCATTGTTAAGAAAGgaaagggaaataaaaatcttgGAGCATCGATTAAAAGGTAAATTGAAGCATGCAGATTTTTatcttaaagaaaacaaacgcCTGCAAGATTTATTGAAGATACACAATTCACAGAAAAATACTTTACAATCCTTAGTTAATGTTGAACCAACAACAAAGCCTGCAGAATTCCAAACAAATGGTAATCCCATAGAGAAATCTGATAATATAGATATCAACAAATTTAGTTCATacacaaaaaatgtttgtatgcaaaatacatatactacTCAAATTGAACAATTATATAAGGACATAAATAACATAGAGATAACAAATATAGATCTGCAACAAGAAAAATCAAGTATTGGGAGTTCTTGTTCATCTGATAACAGTACATCAGAAGGAAAACAACTAAAGCaagaatcgaatttaaaa
The sequence above is drawn from the Hylaeus volcanicus isolate JK05 chromosome 2, UHH_iyHylVolc1.0_haploid, whole genome shotgun sequence genome and encodes:
- the LOC128872564 gene encoding uncharacterized protein LOC128872564 gives rise to the protein MEQIRYRVEAYIVPVSNNYHTTSVTSETEDAKTNLNIINNSSININETESKCTENYKNDLLSMEEESMQNVKNCLPLEKFVTTNYIDVNKTNKSNSDTFCSLKSFKYKKLYDVQDACFPSSVINNVHANQLTKLTPIDEKTEEFEEKVTDLCYHGCKNGCSASVPTPQEVSEEVFKGNWLEKLKDINEREASLRNKEVMLQNRERALLRKEREIKILEHRLKVNVEPTTKPAEFQTNGNPIEKSDNIDINKFSSYTKNVCMQNTYTTQIEQLYKDINNIEITNIDLQQEKSSIGSSCSSDNSTSEGKQLKQESNLKCSIISKPTCCKVVSNNSNTATKFCKSYYDDLDSTLSADIGDSSFVQTSQKFNPNVYKRPYAFRRSASERRGKYASKGSSINLEVQNVDAPKEKIEMPIGIEQDKVLERVAKNIVASQDKGTKFQHYGLIDLNVDTTNKVYKVEDEKKYSYLNLETSNKLCLHQKATKGSKDRPISWNEESNHWLQKKRKAYNMTMKKVSPEDIEDKENLRCGIKPNKSEKVIKKIDIRNKILTIFR